In Mycobacteriales bacterium, the DNA window GTCGTGATCGACATCCGGCTGGGGTCGCCGACGTTCGGCGTCATCGACAGCGTGCGGCTCGACGACGTCGACCGGCGCGCGGTCTACCTGGCGGAGGGCCTCGGCCACGCCTTCATGTCGCTGCAGGACGACTCCGTCGTCACCTACCTGTGCTCCACGCCGTACAACCCGTCCGGCGAGCACGGCGTCGACCCCACCGACCCGGCCATCACGCTCCCGTGGCCGGCCGACGTCGAGCCGGTCCTGTCCCCCAAGGACGCCGACGCACCGACGCTCGCCGAAGCCGCTGCGCAGGGACTGCTGCCGGCCTACGACGACTGCCTGGAGCACTACCGCCGGCTGCGCACGAGCGGCCAGTAGCGGCACAGCACCCGGCCGCGCAGCGCCTGCGCGGCCACCGGGCCGAAGACCCGGCTGTCGGTGCTCTCGAGCGGGTTGTCCCCCTCGACCCAGGCGGCGCCGTCGGCCGTCCAGCGCACCAGCCGCTTGACGCCGAGCGGCCGATCGGGCAGGTCGACGACGACCAGCGCCCCCACTCGGGGCCGCGGCCGCGGCCAGCGCCAGACGAGCAGGAAATCGCCGGGCACGAGGGCCGGCAGCATCGACCGGCCGGCCACCGCGACCCGGGTGATCGGGAAGACCATCGTCACCTCTGGGTAGCACGACGCGCCGGGGGTAGGTTCGGCGTGAA includes these proteins:
- the rfbC gene encoding dTDP-4-dehydrorhamnose 3,5-epimerase → MQIEQLAVPDAWVFTPRQFPDDRGVFLEWYKADIVEKAVGHRLTLAQANHSVSRRGVVRGIHYADVPPGQAKYVYCPRGAVLDVVIDIRLGSPTFGVIDSVRLDDVDRRAVYLAEGLGHAFMSLQDDSVVTYLCSTPYNPSGEHGVDPTDPAITLPWPADVEPVLSPKDADAPTLAEAAAQGLLPAYDDCLEHYRRLRTSGQ
- a CDS encoding S26 family signal peptidase codes for the protein MVFPITRVAVAGRSMLPALVPGDFLLVWRWPRPRPRVGALVVVDLPDRPLGVKRLVRWTADGAAWVEGDNPLESTDSRVFGPVAAQALRGRVLCRYWPLVRSRR